A stretch of Trichomycterus rosablanca isolate fTriRos1 chromosome 8, fTriRos1.hap1, whole genome shotgun sequence DNA encodes these proteins:
- the LOC134319194 gene encoding Fanconi anemia group A protein-like isoform X5, giving the protein MCVFTASRTGRKRKLPSERELQDAAINLITHNQDISALLLETTSGCGSTTLSCEVSSAGTDGMWKHDGQIRLIESELCRQAETLCVPVSLLSVRMVVETLVSLHGSPHSTMIDSAHRVKLMTLLRSARELLNVGAFSPKLFWQEYWKTQPVLEVLYRLHTEDLLPLEHTLNSAGVAVWLVSQFQSLCGSALMEEDEELRHHMLSTVVCVLVRAGFEDNQDSCVSQTCCLVLDTMLTWLLDSLEETHPTPTGEQPPQPVPAAAVWLGVFDVALYAASVSEDAVRKFFTHTLTRILTHHPRLKVSEAVEMQSQWSFAKTSRSLASLYCKVCVMFRMEEVCSHLQQVLETLEVNWQHVLSCISTLLVYHSHTQSCLKELLSRLLSSAFHSYDVEKMITALLLARQGALEGPAVFPSYSEWFKMSFGGASGYHGNSKKSLVFLLKFLSDLVPFDPPQYLKVHVMHPPYVPVKHRSLLQEFVSLCRTRLSDLKVSVEQMGLYEVVSGAVTEVQPECVAQQDVEKAVALFESTGRISATVMEASIFRRPYFLSRFLSALLTPRMLPEQPDARMAFIESLRKAEKIPAALYYSYTEGCMREQHRAGVSSTQVQAPQVGVQSELQELKRLLSTEASEGEIRGQLAVLSQTLSSACDRQDSQRECDIINLSLDPPTSSYSTPSVVNVILQGFCECVVAACRVAPPNRQCQWVGVFLKMLSGHTQLYTHILHRVVQLLHIQGPSLSAPHVLALAVLVVEQHVCRDQLPLVDLHLAHTHSTRLSPSEALSGALPLSTAPSMHFSLRFSVAAVCYAVCRSSSNRKELTHFVPHHLYKQLLFLMTRLVPEVRADVSAVAVRGSVCSEDENADEEQCVSAWSSVTVSERSVWSSVKALWMNTSIRNLQTHQQHQLSFTEWLMMELQVQRSHDALSDTDRQVYERWACQQWFLPLCERAGGCGGNAETASTHIINTVLNTRLASAPPRTDSCSVDLLSRLQEVLWEVQYTRRRTVKEEEKHFFWDLIHQRCSIVSEPGNISTDLELQRILHICNSIILAVPSPLLVNVRCAGGRSALRCEALMEHINTHQRRGCVPAGVLSCSLTTHFLSAVLSASVNCESPLEAVDVTQISHECPLLLLSTVRWWGCISTVVTSLWERLIGGEQPALIHLLTECNDWVYSSVRGVSARVPEAPALMLAVCLHSALEQQGGATQLSKAKRALTAQKQTEVLVFLLFFYISDLISAYLTAQADLGVNRATDLSVHLITLLMDSSDWLSLFHQSGCGIELTEERSSYQPIVSMVTTDVNMRLMPFAFFSVLAAVDECVLNRVMVTSGFLLTAVMSYISLMKLFLHTHTAEIRSNTLQQTLCRAQQIVLRSISVSPSNSITHNQLHQMEEACRDVDPEVAASLSTLMNLDDL; this is encoded by the exons ATGTGTGTATTTACAGCCAGTCGGACGGGGAGGAAGCGAAAGCTGCCGAGTGAGAGAGAACTTCAGGATGCTGCTATAAACCTGATCACACACAACCAGGACATCAGCGCTCTACTGCTGGAGACCACC tCAGGTTGTGGCAGTACCACACTGAGCTGTGAGGTGAGTTCAGCAGGTACAGACGGGATGTGGAAGCATGATGGACAGATCAGACTGATCG agagTGAGCTGTGCAGACAGGCGGAGACGTTGTGTGTACCCGTCTCTCTGCTCTCGGTGAGGATGGTGGTGGAAACACTCGTGAGTTTACATGGATCTCCACACTCGACCATGATTGACTCTGCCCACAGG gttaAGCTCATGACGTTACTGCGTTCTGCTCGTGAGCTGCTGAATGTTGGAGCTTTTAGCCCCAAACTCTTCTGGCAGGAGTACTGGAAAACACAG CCTGTCCTGGAAGTTCTGTACCGTCTACACACTGAGGACCTGCTTCCACTGGAACACACACtgaacag tgctggtgTGGCTGTGTGGTTAGTATCTCAGTTCCAGTCTCTGTGTGGATCTGCTCTGATGGAGGAAGATGAAGAGCTCCGTCATCACATGCTCTCCA cggtGGTGTGTGTATTGGTTCGTGCTGGGTTCGAGGATAATCAGGACTCCTGCGTGTCCCAAACCTGCTGTTTGGTTCTGGACACCATGCTCACCT GGTTACTGGATTCACTGGAGGAGACACACCCCACACCCACTGGTGAACAGCCACCACAACCTGTACCAGCGGCAGCAGTTTG gCTCGGTGTGTTTGACGTGGCGCTGTACGCTGCGTCCGTGTCCGAAGACGCTGTGCGCAAgttctttacacacacactcacacgcattCTCACACACCATCCCCGACTCAAAG taTCAGAAGCTGTTGAGATGCAGAGTCAGTGGAGTTTTGCTAAGACCTCTCGCTCCCTGGCGTCTCTGTACTGTAAG gtgtgtgtgatgttcagGATGGAGGAGGTGTGTTCTCACCTGCAGCAGGTGCTGGAGACCCTTGAAGTAAACTGGCAGCACGTTCTGTCCTGCATCTCAACACTGCTGGTCTATCATTCACACACGCAGTCCTGTCTCaaag agttatTATCCAGATTGCTGAGCTCAGCATTTCATTCTTACGATGTGGAGAAGATGATCACTGCCTTGCTGTTGGCTCGACAGGGGGCGCTGGAGGGTCCTGCTGTGTTCCCCTCCTACAGTGAATGGTTCAAG ATGTCGTTTGGTGGGGCGAGTGGTTACCATGGAAACAGTAAGAAGTCACTAGTGTTCCTATTAAAGTTCCTGTCAGACCTGGTGCCCTTCGACCCCCCACAGTACCTAAAG gtacatgtGATGCACCCCCCGTACGTACCAGTGAAACACCGCTCACTACTACAGGAGTTTGTTTCTCTGTGCAGGACTCGCCTCTCTGACCTCAAG gtttctGTTGAGCAGATGGGCCTGTATGAAGTGGTCTCTGGTGCTGTGACTGAGGTCCAG ccgGAGTGTGTTGCTCAGCAGGATGTAGAGAAAGCTGTAGCTCTGTTTGAGAGCACCGGCAGGATCTCAGCCACTGTGATGGaagccag tattttcagGCGACCATACTTCCTGTCCAGGTTCCTTTCAGCTCTGTTGACCCCACGCATG CTTCCAGAACAACCAGATGCTCGGATGGCCTTCATTGAGTCTTTGAGAAA agcggAGAAGATTCCAGCAGCTCTGTATTACTCGTACACAGAGGGGTGCATGAGAGAGCAGCACAGAGCCG gtgtgAGTAGTACACAGGTTCAGGCTCCTCAGGTGGGAGTTCAGTCCGAGCTACAAGAGCTGAAGAGGTTATTATCTACAGAAGCTTCTGAGGGAG AGATCAGAGGTCAGCTCGCCGTTCTCTCTCAGACTCTCAGCAGTGCGTGTGATCGTCAGGACAGTCAGAGAGAGTGTGACATTATAAATCTGAGCCTGGACCCGCCCACTTCTTCATACTCCACTCCTTCT GTTGTGAACGTGATCCTGCAGGGtttctgtgagtgtgtggtggCTGCATGCAGAGTCGCTCCTCCGAACAg gcagtGTCAGTGGGTTGGTGTGTTTCTGAAGATGCTGTCAGGACACACACAGCTTTATACACacatcctgcacagagtcgtACAGCTACTGCACATACAG ggaccTTCTCTTTCCGCTCCTCATGTTCTGGCTCTGGCCGTGTTGGTGGTAGAGCAGCATGTGTGTAGAGATCAGCTTCCTCTGGTGGATCTTCATctcgctcacacacactccacccgtCTGTCTCCATCTGAAGCTCTGAGTGGAGCTCTACCTTTATCTACTGCTCCCAGCATGCACTTCTCCCTCAG gttctcTGTGGCGGCGGTGTGTTATGCAGTGTGTAGATCCAGTTCAAACCGTAAGGAGCTCACACACTTTGTCCCTCATCATCTCTAtaaacag ctgcTGTTCCTCATGACCCGGTTGGTTCCAGAGGTGCGTGCAGACGTGTCGGCAGTAGCAGTAAGGGGGAGTGTGTGCAGTGAAGATGAGAATGCTGATGAAGAGCAGTGTGTATCTGCATGGTCGAGTGTTACCGTCTCTGAGAGGAGTGTGTGGAGTTCTGTTAAAGCGCTGTGGATGAACACGTCCATTAGGAACCTGCAGACCCACCAGCAACACCag ttgtccTTCACTGAGTGGTTGATGATGGAACTCCAGGTACAGCGCAGTCATGATGCTCTCTCTGATACAGACAG acAGGTGTATGAGAGGTGGGCGTGTCAGCAGTGGTTTCTTCCATTGTGTGAGCGTGCAGGAGGGTGTGGAGGAAATGCTGAAACAGCATCTACACACATCATCAACACTGTACTGAACACAcg gttgGCCTCTGCTCCTCCTCGTACAGACTCATGTAGTGTAGATCTTCTGTCTCGACTgcag gaggtgCTGTGGGAGGTGCAGTACACTCGGAGGAGAAcagtgaaggaggaggagaaACACTTCTTCTGGGATCTGATACATCAAAGATGCTCTATTGTGTCTGAACCAGGAAACATCAGCACTGACCTGGAGCTCCAGAGAATCCTGCACATCTgtaacag TATCATTCTGGCTGTACCCTCTCCTCtgctggtgaatgtgagatgTGCTGGAGGAAGAAGCGCTCTGCGCTGTGAAGCACTTATGGAGCACATCAATACACAtcag agGCGAGGATGTGTTCCTGCTGGTGTTCTTTCCTGCTCCCTCACAACCCACTTCCTTTCA gcaGTCCTCAGTGCAAGTGTGAATTGTGAATCTCCTCTTGAAGCTGTTGATGTCACTCAGATCAGTCATGAATGTCCTCTGCTACTGCTGTCTACtgtg aggtggTGGGGGTGTATATCTACGGTGGTGACATCTCTATGGGAGCGTTTGATTGGAGGAGAGCAGCCTGCACTAATACACCTACTGACGGAGTGCAATGATTGGGTCTacag ttCAGTGAGGGGGGTCTCAGCCCGCGTACCCGAGGCTCCTGCTCTGATGTTGGCCGTGTGTTTACACAGCGCACTTGAGCAGCAGGGTGGCGCCACTCAGCTCAGTAAAGCTAAACGTGCACTCACGGCACAGAAACAAACCGAG gtgCTGGTGTTTCTCCTGTTCTTCTACATATCTGACCTCATTTCAGCTTACCTCACTGCCCag gctgaTCTCGGTGTGAATCGTGCTACAGATCTCAGCGTGCACCTCATCACTCTGCTGATGGACTCCTCTGATTGGCTGTCACTTTTTCACCAATCAGGATGCGGTATAGAGT TAACAGAAGAGAGAAGCTCCTACCAGCCGATCGTTTCCATGGTAACCACAGACGTGAACATGCGACTGATGCCATTTGCTTTCTTCAG TGTGTTGGCAGCTGTAGATGAGTGTGTGTTGAACAGAGTGATGGTGACTTCAGGTTTCCTCCTCACAGCTGTGATGTCATACATCTCACTGATGAAGCtcttcctgcacacacacactgcagagaTCAGATCCAACACACtccaacag ACTCTGTGTAGAGCTCAGCAGATCGTACTGAGGAGCATCAGTGTGAGTCCATCAAACTCCATCACACACAATCAGCTACACcag ATGGAAGAGGCGTGTCGGGATGTTGACCCAGAGGTAGCAGCTTCGTTATCCACCCTGATGAACCTTGATGACCTCTGA
- the LOC134319194 gene encoding Fanconi anemia group A protein-like isoform X6, which translates to MEESSLTQSFHRPSFSSLIGMCVFTASRTGRKRKLPSERELQDAAINLITHNQDISALLLETTSGCGSTTLSCEVSSAGTDGMWKHDGQIRLIESELCRQAETLCVPVSLLSVRMVVETLVSLHGSPHSTMIDSAHRVKLMTLLRSARELLNVGAFSPKLFWQEYWKTQPVLEVLYRLHTEDLLPLEHTLNSAGVAVWLVSQFQSLCGSALMEEDEELRHHMLSTVVCVLVRAGFEDNQDSCVSQTCCLVLDTMLTWLLDSLEETHPTPTGEQPPQPVPAAAVWLGVFDVALYAASVSEDAVRKFFTHTLTRILTHHPRLKVSEAVEMQSQWSFAKTSRSLASLYCKVCVMFRMEEVCSHLQQVLETLEVNWQHVLSCISTLLVYHSHTQSCLKELLSRLLSSAFHSYDVEKMITALLLARQGALEGPAVFPSYSEWFKMSFGGASGYHGNSKKSLVFLLKFLSDLVPFDPPQYLKVHVMHPPYVPVKHRSLLQEFVSLCRTRLSDLKVSVEQMGLYEVVSGAVTEVQPECVAQQDVEKAVALFESTGRISATVMEASIFRRPYFLSRFLSALLTPRMLPEQPDARMAFIESLRKAEKIPAALYYSYTEGCMREQHRAGVSSTQVQAPQVGVQSELQELKRLLSTEASEGEIRGQLAVLSQTLSSACDRQDSQRECDIINLSLDPPTSSYSTPSVVNVILQGFCECVVAACRVAPPNRQCQWVGVFLKMLSGHTQLYTHILHRVVQLLHIQGPSLSAPHVLALAVLVVEQHVCRDQLPLVDLHLAHTHSTRLSPSEALSGALPLSTAPSMHFSLRFSVAAVCYAVCRSSSNRKELTHFVPHHLYKQLLFLMTRLVPEVRADVSAVAVRGSVCSEDENADEEQCVSAWSSVTVSERSVWSSVKALWMNTSIRNLQTHQQHQLSFTEWLMMELQVQRSHDALSDTDRQVYERWACQQWFLPLCERAGGCGGNAETASTHIINTVLNTRLASAPPRTDSCSVDLLSRLQEVLWEVQYTRRRTVKEEEKHFFWDLIHQRCSIVSEPGNISTDLELQRILHICNSIILAVPSPLLVNVRCAGGRSALRCEALMEHINTHQRRGCVPAGVLSCSLTTHFLSAVLSASVNCESPLEAVDVTQISHECPLLLLSTVVVGVYIYGGDISMGAFDWRRAACTNTPTDGVQ; encoded by the exons ATGGAGGAGAGCAGTTTGACCCAGAGCTTTCACAGACCCAGCTTCAGCTCTCTCATAG GAATGTGTGTATTTACAGCCAGTCGGACGGGGAGGAAGCGAAAGCTGCCGAGTGAGAGAGAACTTCAGGATGCTGCTATAAACCTGATCACACACAACCAGGACATCAGCGCTCTACTGCTGGAGACCACC tCAGGTTGTGGCAGTACCACACTGAGCTGTGAGGTGAGTTCAGCAGGTACAGACGGGATGTGGAAGCATGATGGACAGATCAGACTGATCG agagTGAGCTGTGCAGACAGGCGGAGACGTTGTGTGTACCCGTCTCTCTGCTCTCGGTGAGGATGGTGGTGGAAACACTCGTGAGTTTACATGGATCTCCACACTCGACCATGATTGACTCTGCCCACAGG gttaAGCTCATGACGTTACTGCGTTCTGCTCGTGAGCTGCTGAATGTTGGAGCTTTTAGCCCCAAACTCTTCTGGCAGGAGTACTGGAAAACACAG CCTGTCCTGGAAGTTCTGTACCGTCTACACACTGAGGACCTGCTTCCACTGGAACACACACtgaacag tgctggtgTGGCTGTGTGGTTAGTATCTCAGTTCCAGTCTCTGTGTGGATCTGCTCTGATGGAGGAAGATGAAGAGCTCCGTCATCACATGCTCTCCA cggtGGTGTGTGTATTGGTTCGTGCTGGGTTCGAGGATAATCAGGACTCCTGCGTGTCCCAAACCTGCTGTTTGGTTCTGGACACCATGCTCACCT GGTTACTGGATTCACTGGAGGAGACACACCCCACACCCACTGGTGAACAGCCACCACAACCTGTACCAGCGGCAGCAGTTTG gCTCGGTGTGTTTGACGTGGCGCTGTACGCTGCGTCCGTGTCCGAAGACGCTGTGCGCAAgttctttacacacacactcacacgcattCTCACACACCATCCCCGACTCAAAG taTCAGAAGCTGTTGAGATGCAGAGTCAGTGGAGTTTTGCTAAGACCTCTCGCTCCCTGGCGTCTCTGTACTGTAAG gtgtgtgtgatgttcagGATGGAGGAGGTGTGTTCTCACCTGCAGCAGGTGCTGGAGACCCTTGAAGTAAACTGGCAGCACGTTCTGTCCTGCATCTCAACACTGCTGGTCTATCATTCACACACGCAGTCCTGTCTCaaag agttatTATCCAGATTGCTGAGCTCAGCATTTCATTCTTACGATGTGGAGAAGATGATCACTGCCTTGCTGTTGGCTCGACAGGGGGCGCTGGAGGGTCCTGCTGTGTTCCCCTCCTACAGTGAATGGTTCAAG ATGTCGTTTGGTGGGGCGAGTGGTTACCATGGAAACAGTAAGAAGTCACTAGTGTTCCTATTAAAGTTCCTGTCAGACCTGGTGCCCTTCGACCCCCCACAGTACCTAAAG gtacatgtGATGCACCCCCCGTACGTACCAGTGAAACACCGCTCACTACTACAGGAGTTTGTTTCTCTGTGCAGGACTCGCCTCTCTGACCTCAAG gtttctGTTGAGCAGATGGGCCTGTATGAAGTGGTCTCTGGTGCTGTGACTGAGGTCCAG ccgGAGTGTGTTGCTCAGCAGGATGTAGAGAAAGCTGTAGCTCTGTTTGAGAGCACCGGCAGGATCTCAGCCACTGTGATGGaagccag tattttcagGCGACCATACTTCCTGTCCAGGTTCCTTTCAGCTCTGTTGACCCCACGCATG CTTCCAGAACAACCAGATGCTCGGATGGCCTTCATTGAGTCTTTGAGAAA agcggAGAAGATTCCAGCAGCTCTGTATTACTCGTACACAGAGGGGTGCATGAGAGAGCAGCACAGAGCCG gtgtgAGTAGTACACAGGTTCAGGCTCCTCAGGTGGGAGTTCAGTCCGAGCTACAAGAGCTGAAGAGGTTATTATCTACAGAAGCTTCTGAGGGAG AGATCAGAGGTCAGCTCGCCGTTCTCTCTCAGACTCTCAGCAGTGCGTGTGATCGTCAGGACAGTCAGAGAGAGTGTGACATTATAAATCTGAGCCTGGACCCGCCCACTTCTTCATACTCCACTCCTTCT GTTGTGAACGTGATCCTGCAGGGtttctgtgagtgtgtggtggCTGCATGCAGAGTCGCTCCTCCGAACAg gcagtGTCAGTGGGTTGGTGTGTTTCTGAAGATGCTGTCAGGACACACACAGCTTTATACACacatcctgcacagagtcgtACAGCTACTGCACATACAG ggaccTTCTCTTTCCGCTCCTCATGTTCTGGCTCTGGCCGTGTTGGTGGTAGAGCAGCATGTGTGTAGAGATCAGCTTCCTCTGGTGGATCTTCATctcgctcacacacactccacccgtCTGTCTCCATCTGAAGCTCTGAGTGGAGCTCTACCTTTATCTACTGCTCCCAGCATGCACTTCTCCCTCAG gttctcTGTGGCGGCGGTGTGTTATGCAGTGTGTAGATCCAGTTCAAACCGTAAGGAGCTCACACACTTTGTCCCTCATCATCTCTAtaaacag ctgcTGTTCCTCATGACCCGGTTGGTTCCAGAGGTGCGTGCAGACGTGTCGGCAGTAGCAGTAAGGGGGAGTGTGTGCAGTGAAGATGAGAATGCTGATGAAGAGCAGTGTGTATCTGCATGGTCGAGTGTTACCGTCTCTGAGAGGAGTGTGTGGAGTTCTGTTAAAGCGCTGTGGATGAACACGTCCATTAGGAACCTGCAGACCCACCAGCAACACCag ttgtccTTCACTGAGTGGTTGATGATGGAACTCCAGGTACAGCGCAGTCATGATGCTCTCTCTGATACAGACAG acAGGTGTATGAGAGGTGGGCGTGTCAGCAGTGGTTTCTTCCATTGTGTGAGCGTGCAGGAGGGTGTGGAGGAAATGCTGAAACAGCATCTACACACATCATCAACACTGTACTGAACACAcg gttgGCCTCTGCTCCTCCTCGTACAGACTCATGTAGTGTAGATCTTCTGTCTCGACTgcag gaggtgCTGTGGGAGGTGCAGTACACTCGGAGGAGAAcagtgaaggaggaggagaaACACTTCTTCTGGGATCTGATACATCAAAGATGCTCTATTGTGTCTGAACCAGGAAACATCAGCACTGACCTGGAGCTCCAGAGAATCCTGCACATCTgtaacag TATCATTCTGGCTGTACCCTCTCCTCtgctggtgaatgtgagatgTGCTGGAGGAAGAAGCGCTCTGCGCTGTGAAGCACTTATGGAGCACATCAATACACAtcag agGCGAGGATGTGTTCCTGCTGGTGTTCTTTCCTGCTCCCTCACAACCCACTTCCTTTCA gcaGTCCTCAGTGCAAGTGTGAATTGTGAATCTCCTCTTGAAGCTGTTGATGTCACTCAGATCAGTCATGAATGTCCTCTGCTACTGCTGTCTACtgtg gtggTGGGGGTGTATATCTACGGTGGTGACATCTCTATGGGAGCGTTTGATTGGAGGAGAGCAGCCTGCACTAATACACCTACTGACGGAGTGCAATGA